The genomic interval CTAACTTTGCTTTATGAAATTTAATGAATTAGGATTAAATGATTTGGTACTTGAAGCCATTCATCACATGGGCTTTGAAAATGCAACTCCAGTTCAACAATTGTCTATTCCTGAAATACTTGCGAATAACGATTTATTGGCTTGTGCACAAACAGGAACAGGAAAGACTGCAGCATTCATATTACCGATTCTAAACAAATTAACTGGTAAAGAAGATACATCAATCAATACGTTGATTTTAGTTCCAACCCGTGAATTGGCAGTACAAATTGAACAAGAAATACAAGGTTTATCCTATTTCGTTTCCGTTGGTTCTATGGCCGTTTATGGTGGTGGAGATGGTACTCGTTGGGAAGAACAAAAGTCAGCACTGGTTGAAGGGACGGATATTATTGTTGCAACTCCAGGGAAATTGCTTTCTCACATTATGCAAGGCTATGTCGACTTTTCTCAATTAGAACACTTGGTGCTAGACGAAGCTGATAAAATGTTGGACATGGGATTTTCAGATGACATTGAACGCATCATTTCTCATTTACCAAAGAAGAGACAAACCTTATTATTTAGTGCTACAATGCCATCAAAAATCAAAAATTTGGCTTCCAAAATTTTGATCAATCCGAAGGAAATTGCACTTTCAATTTCGAAACCAGCGGCAGGTGTTACTCAACATGTTGTTTTGTGTTTCGATGATCAAAAAAACAAAACACTCGATTTTATTCTAAAAGGTCGACCTGAATATGATAGTATTATCATTTTTACTTCTGCAAAAATAAAAGTTCATGAGATTGTTTATGCACTCAAAAGAGCTGGATATAAAAACACCCAAGGAGTTTCTTCCAATTTGGAACAAGAAGAACGGGAGGAAGTTCTACGCGGATTTAGATCTAAGAGAACGCGTATTTTAGTTGCTACAGATGTAATGAGTCGCGGAATTGATATCAAAGAAATTAATTTAGTTATCAATTACGATGCTCCAAGAGATGCCGAAGATTATGTACACCGAATTGGACGAACAGCACGCGCCAATACAAAAGGAGAAGCTTACACATTAATTAATCCCAAGGATATGCCTAAGTTGGCTCGTATCGAACGATTGATTGAAATGGAAATTCAACGTGCTTCTATTCCTGAAGAATTTGGCCCAGTTCCTGAATGGAAAGTATCTGGAAACCCTTCTAACGGAAATGGAAATAACAAAAATCGCAAAAAGAAGTTTTTCGGAAAAAAGAAGCCGAGTAGTTAATCCGCCTCCTACCGCAAAGGTTCCAACACCTTCTTCAGTGATCTCAATAAATTCTGTTCAAACTCATTGACAATGGATGTACTCCACATTTTCCCATAAAAAGGAATATTCGAATGAATAGTGTATTTGGTTGTCAATTTTAAAACAGTATTTCCATTTTTCAAGGAGTTCAGTTCGTAACCAATGTATTCAAATTGCAGGCTTTTGTTTTTCAATACATGATCAAAGGTAGGGCTCGAACTCAACTTTGACTTCTCCAGATTGATTGCAAACGTGAGTTTTTTGTTGTTCTCACTTACCATTACAGACTCATTCAATACAATCCCATTTTCAAAATATCCCAATCGGGTATTTGTTTTTGGATCGTAAGTAGAATGCGTGGGCTGCGGCACAATGAATGAATTCAAGAAACTGGAAGAATTTGCTATTCTTAAATCTGGAACTGCAAAAAGATTCTTCCAAATCACCGAATCGGGTTGATTGATGATTATTTCATTACTAACAATGTGTTCCGTTTTATGTTTCGGGAATTGCTTTTCAATCTGTCCTAAGAGAATGGGTAAAAGCAACAATGGAACAGACAAGCGGTCAATGATACTGTCATCATCTTTTATTTTGTCTTTTTTCTTGAGAACTTGATAAAATATGATGCTCATTACTACAGAAAAGAACACATAGGGCAATCCAATAATAAAAAAACAGATTAAATCCTCTAAACCAGAAATCACTGCTGTAATCAAATACAAAATCACTGCGAGTAATGGAAAAAACACAGCTATTGCCCAACTCTTTCTATAGCCATTGTCCTTGAAATAAAAAGGAATAAAACCCATAATCATTGGGGCAACAATCAAATAAGAAAGTGAGTTAATCTCAATAAAATCGAACTCGCTCACTACGCGAATGAGTAACCCATATATCGCTGAGAAAATAAGTCCTAGATATTGTTTCATGTGATCTCGGTTTATTCAAATATACGGATTATAAAAACCATGTGGGGACGCGATGCATCGCGTCCCCACATGGTTTTTTTTATTTAAATCTTACAAATTCTCAAAGAAATCATTTCCTTTATCGTCCGTAATAATAAAAGCTGGGAAATCCTTAATCGTAATCTTTCTCACTGCTTCCATTCCCATCTCTTCAAAGTCAACAACCTCTACTGAAAGGATATTCTCTTTCGCCAGGATTGCTGCTGGACCACCAATGGATCCCAAATAGAATCCGCCGTATTTGTTACATGCATTCGTTACGTCTTTCGAGCGATTTCCTTTTGCCAACATAATCATACTCCCACCCATACTTTGGAATAAATCCACATAAGAATCCATACGACCTGCTGTTGTTGGACCGAAACTTCCGGAAGCCATTCCTTCAGGTGTTTTTGCTGGACCTGCATAATAAACCGGGTGATTTTTGAAGTAATCAGGCATCGGTTCTCCTGCATCCAACATTTCTTTGATACGTGCATGAGCGGCGTCGCGAGCCACGATCAATGTTCCGTTCAACTTCAAACGCGTTTTGATTGGATATTTCGACAATTCAGCCAATACTTCTGCCATTGGTCTGTCCAAATCGATGTTTACTGGTGGCTCCAAATGCGGCGGAACTTCAGGCAACAAACGACGTGGATTTTTCTCCAATTGCTCTACAAACAAACCGTCTTTGGTAATTTTTGCTTTGATGTTTCTATCTGCCGAACAAGATACTCCCAATCCAACTGGACAAGAAGCCGCATGGCGTGGAAGACGAATTACACGAACATCGTGCGTGAAGTATTTCCCTCCGAATTGAGCTCCGATTGTACTTTCCTGACAAATTTTATGGATGCGCTTTTCCCACTCCAAATCACGGAAAGCTTGACCTCCCATGTTTCCTTCTGTAGGTAAATGATCGTAGTAACCAGCCGAAGCTTTTTTCACCGCAGCCAAGTTTGCTTCAGCAGATGTTCCTCCGACAACGAACGCCAAGTGATAAGGCGGACAAGCAGAAGTTCCTAAGTCTTTTATTTTTTCTTTGATAAACTCCTCTAAAGAAGCATCATTCAACAACGATTTTGTTTTCTGGTACAAAAAGGTTTTGTTAGCTGAACCTCCACCTTTTGCAAGAAACAAGAATTCATATTTCGCACCTTGAGTTGCATAAATATCGATTTGTGCAGGAAGATTGGAACCCGAATTCTTTTCTTCAAACATATCTAAAGCTACAATTTGAGAATAACGTAAGTTCTTCTCTTGGTACGTATTGAAAATTCCTTTCGAAAGGTATTCCGCATCATTCGCGCCTGTGTAAACACCTTCTCCTTTTTTACCAACCACAATTGCAGTTCCGGTATCCTGACAAGATGGAAGTTGACCTTCAGCTGCAATCGTTGCATTTTGCAATAAATTGTATGCTACAAAACGGTCATTATCCGTTGCTTCTGGATCATCCAAAATAGCACGCAATTTTTCCAAATGAGAAGTTCTCAAGAAGAATGACACATCACTCAATGCCTCTTGAGCTAAAAACTCCAACGCTTTTGGGTCAATGTTCAATACTTCCCTATCTCCGATTTTCTCTACAGTTACGTAATCAGAAGAAACTTTGCGATATTCAGTCGTGTCCTTTAAAATAGGATACGGTTCTTGGTAAAAAAAGTCAGCCATAATTTTCGTTATTCAGGTGCAAAATTAATGAAAAAGCGTTTTTAGGTATTGGAAGAACGCAATTAAGAATAATGCTAAATAATAATTCTCGGTATCAGTCTCGAGTCCCCACATGTGTCATGTCGAGTTTCCGCTTGTTTTCTCGATACATCCCGACTGAAAGGTCGGAATACTCGAACTGACAAGGCGGAAGTATCGAGACGGACACACTAATCAAAATTCTTCTTTGCCAAATTGACCAAATCCTCAAATCGCCCCTCAATTAAAGCTTTTTTCTTCACTTTACTCCATCGCTTAATTTGTTTCTCCTTATCTATAGCATAATAGAAATCAGTAAATTCTGCATAGAAAACCATCTCAACAGGTCGGCGTGAAAAAGTATAACTATCGGGATTCTTTCCTGATTGGTGTTGTTCCAAACGTCTTGTTAGATTATTGGTTATACCAGTATAATATGAGCCATCTGAGCACTCTAAAATATAAACATATAATAACTTCATCCTATTTAATTTAAGGAAAAAGTTCATTTATTACAAGCCCTGCCTGTGCTCAATATATCAGATGTCGTTCTCGATACAAAATGATCGTTCCTCACATTTCACTCGAACTGACATGATGTTGAATACTCGAATTGAAAAGACCGAGGTGTCATGTCGAGTTTTCGCCCCGTGTTCTCGATACTCCCGACTGAAAAAGTCGGAAACTCGA from Fluviicola taffensis DSM 16823 carries:
- a CDS encoding DEAD/DEAH box helicase, whose product is MKFNELGLNDLVLEAIHHMGFENATPVQQLSIPEILANNDLLACAQTGTGKTAAFILPILNKLTGKEDTSINTLILVPTRELAVQIEQEIQGLSYFVSVGSMAVYGGGDGTRWEEQKSALVEGTDIIVATPGKLLSHIMQGYVDFSQLEHLVLDEADKMLDMGFSDDIERIISHLPKKRQTLLFSATMPSKIKNLASKILINPKEIALSISKPAAGVTQHVVLCFDDQKNKTLDFILKGRPEYDSIIIFTSAKIKVHEIVYALKRAGYKNTQGVSSNLEQEEREEVLRGFRSKRTRILVATDVMSRGIDIKEINLVINYDAPRDAEDYVHRIGRTARANTKGEAYTLINPKDMPKLARIERLIEMEIQRASIPEEFGPVPEWKVSGNPSNGNGNNKNRKKKFFGKKKPSS
- a CDS encoding fumarate hydratase, giving the protein MADFFYQEPYPILKDTTEYRKVSSDYVTVEKIGDREVLNIDPKALEFLAQEALSDVSFFLRTSHLEKLRAILDDPEATDNDRFVAYNLLQNATIAAEGQLPSCQDTGTAIVVGKKGEGVYTGANDAEYLSKGIFNTYQEKNLRYSQIVALDMFEEKNSGSNLPAQIDIYATQGAKYEFLFLAKGGGSANKTFLYQKTKSLLNDASLEEFIKEKIKDLGTSACPPYHLAFVVGGTSAEANLAAVKKASAGYYDHLPTEGNMGGQAFRDLEWEKRIHKICQESTIGAQFGGKYFTHDVRVIRLPRHAASCPVGLGVSCSADRNIKAKITKDGLFVEQLEKNPRRLLPEVPPHLEPPVNIDLDRPMAEVLAELSKYPIKTRLKLNGTLIVARDAAHARIKEMLDAGEPMPDYFKNHPVYYAGPAKTPEGMASGSFGPTTAGRMDSYVDLFQSMGGSMIMLAKGNRSKDVTNACNKYGGFYLGSIGGPAAILAKENILSVEVVDFEEMGMEAVRKITIKDFPAFIITDDKGNDFFENL
- a CDS encoding GIY-YIG nuclease family protein, whose amino-acid sequence is MKLLYVYILECSDGSYYTGITNNLTRRLEQHQSGKNPDSYTFSRRPVEMVFYAEFTDFYYAIDKEKQIKRWSKVKKKALIEGRFEDLVNLAKKNFD